In a genomic window of Mercenaria mercenaria strain notata chromosome 19, MADL_Memer_1, whole genome shotgun sequence:
- the LOC123542172 gene encoding uncharacterized protein LOC123542172, translating to MASGGLHVHTSDEIFDFTCSPCAEQNKNREAVRYCVECQDYYCQSCTDMHKMFPAMRGHKLLNKADFNSSSHQPSLPPVPTERCNNHKTKLIDMYCRDHDEVCCTSCVAENHRSCDSVTSITDVIKKSGASKGTDALMQELNTLINVCLEIKTTKETDLSEIDLAKEVALDEMKKHRKELDTLLDELENASKTKIENEHKNLSDESAEEKQKVTEYESRLQKRVSALQSSGSNEAQRFVSEKLGHKDLVDISKVTNTISREKKTSFEFHGDPKLVQVFSEMESLGEVQRHVKCRTVPVKSLYQIKRIYEQNVNIPIDKRTCNILSCCFDDKGNLLLTDNENISVKRFNLQTKSVTGHCSVPDRPKDVCCVNKEEAAVCLHNRSIQFISICDQMKITRQVELDHPCWGIAYNEGNMYITDGDKQFYIYNLYGKLIKVINHDNKGKAIFYSNGHVTFDRYSGKVYVPDFSNGLVYFNKEGTYISSLTDRILNTAVGVCSDGRGSLFVGGYCSKNVIQVGADGQILGEVVGKSHGLASVCSVCFYERQKLLVLTINKSDKIHIFDLK from the exons ATGGCAAGTGGGGGACTTCATGTACATACGTCAGATGAGATATTTGATTTCACATGTTCACCTTGTGCGGAACAGAACAAAAACAGGGAAGCTGTAAGGTATTGTGTGGAATGTCAGGATTATTACTGTCAGTCATGCACGGACATGCACAAGATGTTCCCCGCTATGAGAGGACATAAACTCCTCAATAAAGCTGATTTTAACTCGTCAAGTCATCAGCCAAGTCTGCCGCCGGTGCCGACGGAAAGATGTAATAATCATAAGACAAAGTTAATAGATATGTATTGTCGGGATCATGATGAGGTCTGTTGTACTTCGTGTGTAGCTGAAAACCACAG GTCATGTGATTCAGTAACAAGTATAACAGATGTCATTAAGAAGAGCGGAGCGAGCAAAGGAACAGATGCACTAATGCAAGAACTTAATACACTGATTAATGTCTGCTTAGAAATCAAAACGACCAAAGAAACAGATCTTTCAGAAATAGATTTAGCAAAGGAAGTGGCCCTTGATGAAATGAAAAAGCACAGAAAGGAGCTAGATACTCTACTTGATGAACTTGAAAATGCTTCAAAAacgaaaattgaaaatgaacacAAGAATCTTTCGGATGAATCTGCAGAAGAAAAGCAGAAAGTAACAGAGTACGAAAGCAGACTGCAGAAACGTGTTTCCGCTCTGCAATCGTCGGGAAGTAACGAAGCACAGCGATTTGTATCTGAGAAACTCGGACACAAAGACCTCGTAGACATATCTAAAGTTACCAACACGATTTCGAGAGAGAAAAAAACCTCATTTGAATTTCATGGTGATCCAAAACTTGTTCAAGTCTTTTCAGAGATGGAGTCATTGGGAGAGGTCCAAAGACATGTTAAATGCCGCACTGTCCCTGTAAAATcactttatcaaataaaaaggatatatgaacaaaatgtaaatattccgATTGACAAACGTACATGTAACATTTTGTCCTGCTGTTTTGATGACAAGGGAAACTTGCTTCTGACTGATAACGAGAACATTTCCGTAAAACGATTTAACTTACAAACAAAATCGGTCACTGGCCATTGTTCTGTGCCTGACCGTCCAAAAGATGTATGTTGTGTTAACAAGGAGGAGGCTGCTGTTTGTCTGCACAACAGAAGTATCCAGTTTATCTCTATTTGTGATCAGATGAAAATTACACGACAAGTGGAACTTGACCATCCATGCTGGGGCATTGCTTATAATGAAGGAAATATGTATATCACTGATGGAGACAAACAGTTCTATATTTATAACTTATATGGAAAACTCATCAAAGTTATTAACCATGATAATAAAGGGAAAGCTATATTTTATAGCAATGGACATGTAACTTTCGATAGATACAGCGGAAAAGTGTACGTCCCTGACTTTAGCAATGGACTAGTTTATTTCAATAAGGAAGGCACATATATCTCGAGCTTAACTGACAGAATACTTAATACAGCAGTAGGTGTTTGTTCCGACGGAAGAGGAAGTTTGTTTGTTGGTGGATATTGCTCTAAAAACGTGATTCAGGTTGGAGCCGATGGTCAGATACTTGGTGAGGTTGTAGGAAAGTCACACGGGTTGGCTTCTGTTTGCTCAGTATGCTTTTATGAACGTCAGAAACTATTAGTCCTTACCATCAACAAGAGCGACAAGATTCACATATTTGATCTAAAGTGA